Proteins encoded by one window of Geobacter sp. DSM 9736:
- the mfd gene encoding transcription-repair coupling factor: MTAEITPLIEHASAVLRREVGHLVLAGLRGSSPAFILARLREQLSLPFLVVTPDHDTAEELHRELSFYSGNAESILLFPPWETTPFDRTSPHPDTSGERLSTLFRLLDGKAKTVIASVTALSQKVLPRRTLGEVSQYLVTGEETDRESLIAKLVRLGYAPVSLVEDRSTFSVRGGIVDIFPSNLPSPVRIEFFGDFVETIRSFDPVTQRSRDPLPELVLLPSREIILSEDVVEGFAGRLKKRCDDTGIPADRRREIFEQVQQSLFPPGIEYLQPLFHPELETLFDYAGPGAAIVVIDPEGVTAAAERFQGDLNAAEQRALERDLITCRRDDLFLPPDQLSESLSRDRRIDVPVLELSPPATATVCRFTTESTADLKVDPAPDGERILKPLVDRLRTDLSERRRVMVACHQKGQAQRLYELLAPYGLPLNISDRSFPVELTRRDGKIDILIGDIVRGFRLTDQGLVVVAEEEIFGKRVKRRGVSEVRQKQILSSLAELKPGDYMVHIDFGVGVYQGLKHLSLGDIEGDFILLEYSGTDKLYLPVDRINLVQRYVGAEGLEPKTDKLGGSSWEKAKARAREAVKEMADELLKIYAAREVQQGHAFSPPDDLFREFEASFAFEETPDQLAAIEDVLRDMESSKPMDRLVCGDVGYGKTEVALRAAFKSVMDGKQAAVLVPTTILAQQHLETFRSRFNGYPVTVEMLSRFRTPKEQKAILEGVKKGEVDVVIGTHRLLQSDVQFKDLGLLIVDEEQRFGVVHKERLKKFRAVVDIMTLTATPIPRTLYMSIMGIRDLSIIDTPPVDRLAIKTFVARFNDEVIREAVMRELQRGGQVFFVHNRVQSIGAMAEHLHRVVPEAKVAVAHGQMDEKELEKIMLAFMHGEYNLLLCTTIIESGLDIPSANTLIVNRADTFGLAQLYQLRGRVGRSRLRAYAYFLIPGEGAISTDARDRLKILQDITELGAGFRIATHDLEIRGAGDILGAKQSGNIAAVGFELYTELMEEAIRTLKGEDLPERVDPEIKLRVPAFIPEDYVQNPNQRLIIYKKLSQAENVEEIDDVHEELADRFGKLPQAALYLLDVMKLKLQMRRMLIREVESAGTRIIFSFHQKTPVSPDLIIGLIRQHPKKYQFTPEFRLIVEASDTSFDGVIQEARNVLKRLG, translated from the coding sequence ATGACCGCTGAAATCACCCCCCTCATAGAGCATGCATCAGCAGTGCTTCGCCGGGAAGTCGGACACCTGGTTCTTGCCGGCCTGCGCGGCTCGTCACCTGCTTTTATCCTGGCGCGCCTGCGGGAACAGCTCTCCCTTCCGTTCCTGGTTGTAACTCCTGACCATGACACTGCTGAAGAACTGCATCGCGAACTTAGCTTTTATAGCGGGAACGCGGAGAGCATTCTCCTCTTCCCCCCATGGGAAACTACTCCGTTCGACCGCACATCTCCTCACCCCGATACTTCCGGGGAGCGCCTCTCGACCCTTTTCAGGCTTCTCGACGGAAAGGCAAAAACAGTCATCGCTTCGGTTACGGCGTTATCCCAGAAGGTGCTTCCTCGCCGCACGCTGGGTGAGGTCTCGCAATACCTGGTGACCGGAGAGGAAACGGATCGGGAGTCGCTTATCGCCAAGCTTGTCAGGCTTGGCTACGCCCCTGTCAGCCTCGTTGAGGATCGAAGCACCTTTTCCGTCCGCGGCGGGATCGTGGATATCTTTCCATCCAATCTTCCGTCTCCTGTAAGAATCGAGTTTTTCGGCGACTTCGTAGAGACAATACGATCTTTCGACCCTGTAACGCAGCGCTCACGCGACCCCCTGCCCGAGCTCGTCCTTCTCCCCTCGCGGGAAATCATCCTTTCCGAAGATGTGGTGGAAGGATTTGCCGGCAGGCTGAAGAAACGCTGTGACGACACCGGCATCCCCGCCGACCGACGCAGGGAAATATTCGAACAGGTCCAGCAGTCCCTGTTTCCGCCTGGAATCGAGTATCTGCAGCCCCTCTTTCACCCCGAACTGGAAACCCTCTTCGACTATGCAGGACCCGGTGCGGCTATCGTCGTAATAGACCCTGAAGGGGTCACTGCAGCCGCTGAGCGTTTTCAGGGCGATCTGAACGCTGCAGAACAGAGAGCGCTCGAAAGAGACCTGATCACGTGCCGGCGCGACGATCTCTTCCTCCCTCCCGACCAGCTGTCGGAAAGCCTCTCACGAGACAGGCGAATAGATGTGCCGGTTCTGGAACTCAGTCCCCCCGCCACTGCAACCGTCTGCCGCTTCACCACGGAGAGTACGGCTGACCTCAAGGTAGATCCCGCTCCGGACGGGGAGCGGATACTCAAGCCACTCGTTGACCGGCTGCGGACTGATCTTTCCGAACGCCGACGGGTCATGGTGGCATGCCACCAGAAGGGGCAGGCCCAGCGCCTCTACGAGCTGCTTGCTCCGTACGGCCTTCCCCTCAACATTTCGGACCGCTCCTTCCCCGTCGAACTCACCCGTCGCGATGGCAAGATCGACATCCTCATCGGTGACATCGTCCGGGGGTTTCGCCTAACGGACCAAGGGCTCGTAGTGGTAGCCGAAGAAGAGATCTTCGGAAAACGGGTCAAACGGCGTGGCGTCTCCGAGGTTCGGCAGAAGCAGATCCTTTCTTCCCTGGCAGAGCTGAAGCCGGGTGACTATATGGTTCACATAGACTTCGGGGTGGGAGTTTACCAGGGGCTCAAGCACCTCAGCCTCGGTGACATCGAAGGAGACTTTATCCTTCTCGAATACTCCGGCACCGACAAGCTCTACCTCCCCGTTGATCGGATCAATCTCGTTCAGCGCTACGTCGGAGCTGAGGGGCTCGAGCCGAAGACCGACAAGCTCGGCGGCTCCTCGTGGGAAAAAGCGAAGGCTCGTGCCCGCGAAGCGGTGAAGGAGATGGCGGACGAGCTGCTGAAGATCTATGCAGCGCGAGAGGTCCAGCAAGGGCATGCATTCTCGCCTCCGGACGATCTCTTCAGAGAATTCGAGGCGTCATTTGCATTCGAGGAAACCCCGGATCAGCTTGCCGCGATCGAGGACGTGCTTCGGGACATGGAGAGCTCTAAGCCAATGGATCGGCTCGTTTGCGGAGATGTCGGATACGGCAAAACAGAGGTGGCGCTTCGTGCAGCCTTCAAGTCGGTAATGGATGGAAAGCAGGCAGCGGTCCTGGTACCGACAACCATTCTCGCCCAGCAGCACCTGGAAACTTTCCGCAGCCGCTTTAACGGCTACCCGGTCACGGTAGAGATGCTCTCACGTTTCCGGACGCCGAAGGAGCAGAAGGCTATTCTGGAAGGAGTAAAGAAGGGGGAGGTGGACGTCGTAATCGGGACCCATCGCCTCCTCCAGTCAGACGTCCAGTTCAAGGATCTGGGGCTCCTGATCGTGGACGAGGAGCAGCGCTTCGGTGTCGTACACAAGGAGAGACTCAAAAAGTTCCGTGCGGTGGTGGACATCATGACACTCACGGCTACTCCAATTCCCAGAACCCTCTACATGTCGATCATGGGAATCCGCGACCTTTCCATCATCGACACGCCTCCGGTGGATCGACTCGCCATCAAGACCTTCGTTGCTCGCTTCAATGACGAAGTCATCCGTGAAGCCGTAATGCGTGAGCTCCAGCGCGGAGGGCAGGTATTTTTTGTCCATAATCGTGTTCAGAGCATAGGCGCCATGGCCGAACACCTCCACCGCGTTGTCCCTGAAGCGAAAGTGGCCGTAGCTCACGGGCAGATGGATGAAAAAGAGCTTGAAAAGATTATGCTCGCCTTCATGCACGGCGAGTACAACCTCCTACTCTGCACGACCATTATTGAATCCGGTCTCGACATACCATCCGCCAATACCCTCATAGTCAACCGGGCCGACACCTTCGGCCTTGCTCAGCTTTACCAGCTGCGCGGACGGGTTGGCCGCTCACGGCTGCGTGCCTACGCCTATTTCCTCATTCCGGGTGAAGGGGCCATATCGACCGATGCCCGCGACCGGCTGAAAATCCTGCAGGACATCACGGAACTCGGAGCCGGATTCCGCATCGCCACCCATGATCTGGAAATTCGCGGCGCCGGAGATATCCTGGGGGCAAAGCAGTCGGGGAATATAGCCGCCGTGGGGTTCGAGCTCTACACCGAGCTAATGGAAGAAGCCATCCGGACCTTGAAGGGAGAAGATCTCCCGGAACGTGTTGATCCGGAAATAAAGCTCCGCGTGCCCGCCTTTATCCCGGAGGATTACGTTCAGAACCCGAATCAGCGGCTAATAATCTACAAGAAACTCTCCCAGGCCGAAAACGTAGAGGAGATTGACGATGTTCATGAAGAGCTTGCCGACCGTTTCGGAAAGCTTCCGCAAGCGGCGCTGTATCTCCTCGACGTTATGAAGCTGAAGCTGCAGATGCGCCGTATGCTCATCAGAGAGGTCGAGAGCGCAGGCACAAGAATCATCTTCTCTTTCCACCAGAAGACGCCGGTGTCCCCCGACCTGATCATCGGCCTGATCCGCCAGCACCCGAAAAAATACCAGTTTACGCCTGAGTTCAGACTCATTGTGGAAGCCTCCGACACCTCCTTCGACGGGGTCATCCAGGAAGCCAGAAATGTCTTGAAAAGGCTGGGATGA
- a CDS encoding methionine adenosyltransferase encodes MIFVETIAEKTAAEQRVEIVERKGKGHPDSMCDAIMDAISVALSAVYLREFGMVLHHNIDKGLLAAGKVERWFGGGRVIRPMELVIGDRATFEAEGRIIPVVDIALDAAKKWLKSNIRRIDPERDLSYRVALAPGSEELTGIFKLAGDIMVANDTSAAVGYYPFTPTEQAVLGLEKMLNSESFKERFPETGEDVKVMGVRTEDRLDLTVAMPLLSTEVMSVNEYFARKEVVVEEMRKFIADNTPFPDFHVHYNALDRAGRGLEGVYLTLLGTSAEDADSGQVGRGNRVNGLISVNRPLGTEAAAGKNPTSHVGKIYNFLANRLAKNIYGDVAGLKEVRVLLSSRIGLPVNAPPVVAVQLFAEKGFHDGVPEEAIRDICLRELQEIGGLCRELARGEHSVC; translated from the coding sequence ATGATTTTTGTCGAAACGATCGCAGAAAAGACAGCGGCAGAGCAGCGGGTGGAAATTGTTGAGAGGAAAGGCAAAGGTCACCCGGATAGTATGTGCGATGCGATCATGGACGCGATTTCGGTGGCGCTCTCGGCGGTATATCTTCGGGAGTTCGGGATGGTGCTCCACCATAACATCGACAAGGGGCTCCTGGCGGCGGGGAAGGTCGAGAGGTGGTTCGGTGGCGGTCGTGTGATCCGGCCGATGGAGCTGGTGATCGGCGACCGTGCAACCTTCGAGGCAGAGGGCCGAATTATTCCGGTGGTGGACATTGCTCTGGATGCCGCAAAAAAATGGCTGAAGTCCAACATACGACGCATCGACCCGGAGCGGGATCTGTCATACCGGGTTGCCCTTGCTCCGGGATCTGAGGAGCTAACCGGCATTTTCAAGCTTGCCGGAGACATCATGGTAGCAAACGACACTTCCGCGGCGGTCGGGTATTATCCATTTACGCCTACCGAACAGGCTGTTCTCGGACTGGAAAAAATGCTCAATTCCGAGTCGTTCAAGGAGCGTTTCCCGGAGACGGGGGAGGATGTGAAGGTTATGGGGGTACGCACGGAGGATCGCCTTGACTTGACGGTAGCAATGCCACTGTTGTCAACAGAGGTGATGTCGGTAAACGAATATTTCGCGAGGAAGGAGGTTGTTGTCGAGGAGATGCGGAAGTTCATCGCAGATAACACTCCGTTTCCGGATTTCCATGTGCACTATAATGCGCTTGACCGTGCGGGCAGGGGGCTGGAGGGGGTGTATCTGACGCTTCTCGGAACGTCCGCGGAAGATGCGGACTCGGGGCAGGTTGGGCGTGGCAATCGTGTGAACGGCCTTATTTCCGTCAACAGGCCGCTAGGAACCGAAGCTGCCGCCGGAAAAAATCCGACGAGCCATGTGGGGAAAATTTATAACTTTTTGGCCAACAGACTTGCTAAAAATATATACGGCGATGTCGCAGGACTAAAGGAGGTACGGGTGCTTCTGTCGAGCAGGATCGGCCTGCCGGTTAATGCACCTCCCGTGGTAGCCGTGCAGCTTTTTGCCGAGAAGGGTTTTCATGATGGGGTGCCGGAAGAGGCGATTCGGGATATATGTCTAAGGGAGTTGCAGGAGATAGGTGGGCTCTGCCGGGAGCTCGCAAGGGGTGAGCACTCAGTTTGCTGA
- a CDS encoding TlpA disulfide reductase family protein, with amino-acid sequence MQSPGRCSTLRAASALILLLITASPAAAILQKGQAAPPIKVVSTSGQQITLANYRGHVLLLDFFATWCTPCSQAIPHLTELNEKYGKQGFQILGMSVDEGDEKSVKSFISARKVNYPVAMASEELQTEYGLRSVPTLYLISKKGIVAEKYMGYSDDTKKAIEAAIKRLLAE; translated from the coding sequence ATGCAAAGTCCCGGCAGATGCTCAACTTTACGGGCAGCCAGTGCCCTGATCCTGCTCCTGATAACCGCCTCACCTGCAGCAGCGATTCTGCAAAAGGGGCAGGCGGCTCCTCCGATAAAGGTCGTGTCCACCTCCGGGCAGCAGATCACTTTGGCTAATTATCGAGGGCACGTTCTGCTTCTCGATTTCTTCGCCACATGGTGCACTCCCTGTTCCCAGGCAATTCCGCATCTCACGGAACTGAACGAGAAGTATGGCAAACAGGGTTTCCAGATCCTGGGGATGAGCGTCGATGAAGGGGATGAGAAATCAGTCAAGAGCTTCATCAGCGCACGAAAGGTCAACTATCCGGTAGCCATGGCGAGCGAGGAGCTTCAGACGGAGTACGGACTGCGCTCCGTGCCAACCCTTTACCTGATAAGCAAAAAAGGGATTGTTGCAGAGAAGTACATGGGATATTCAGACGACACGAAAAAAGCGATAGAGGCGGCGATCAAAAGGTTGCTTGCAGAATGA
- the trxA gene encoding thioredoxin TrxA codes for MASDKVLTLTDGNFETDVLQSTVPVLVDFWATWCAPCKAIAPVIDAIAEEYDGKVKVGKVNVDDNPGTPGKYGVRGIPTVILFKDGKVVDQVVGAVPKTQLEALLKKAL; via the coding sequence ATGGCCAGCGACAAAGTTCTCACCCTCACTGACGGTAATTTCGAGACGGACGTGCTCCAATCCACCGTTCCGGTTCTCGTTGATTTCTGGGCCACTTGGTGTGCCCCCTGCAAGGCGATCGCTCCCGTCATCGATGCCATTGCTGAAGAGTATGACGGAAAAGTAAAGGTAGGGAAGGTCAATGTGGACGACAATCCCGGCACCCCCGGCAAATATGGTGTCCGCGGCATTCCCACCGTTATCCTCTTCAAGGATGGCAAGGTTGTCGATCAGGTAGTCGGAGCCGTACCGAAGACCCAGCTTGAAGCTCTGCTGAAAAAGGCACTGTGA
- a CDS encoding bifunctional precorrin-2 dehydrogenase/sirohydrochlorin ferrochelatase, translated as MRYFPVNLDLRKRPAVVVGGGAVALRKCGSLLEADASITVIAPRLHPALRELGEQGRVKLRERTYASGDLAGAAIVFTATGDLTVDMEVAREAKGLGIPVDVAGSPDLGTCVSPAVVARGDLIITVSTGGRAPALAGLVRREIEERFGEEYSAVAALFGAIREKLLTENRGAAYNKCLFERLAGHDMPHLYRQRAFAEIDRLLLELLGPGYSHAELGVVEKEPE; from the coding sequence ATGCGGTATTTTCCGGTGAATCTCGATCTCCGAAAGCGTCCTGCGGTCGTTGTGGGAGGGGGCGCCGTGGCTTTGAGAAAGTGCGGTTCTCTTCTCGAAGCGGATGCGTCCATAACCGTCATAGCCCCCCGCCTGCATCCGGCATTGAGGGAGTTGGGTGAGCAGGGCCGAGTAAAACTGCGTGAACGCACCTACGCTTCGGGAGATCTGGCAGGCGCAGCGATAGTATTCACCGCCACCGGTGACCTGACGGTGGATATGGAGGTTGCGCGGGAAGCGAAGGGACTGGGAATCCCGGTGGACGTGGCTGGTTCGCCGGATCTAGGGACTTGTGTCTCCCCTGCCGTAGTAGCCCGGGGAGACCTGATCATCACGGTATCGACAGGCGGGAGGGCACCAGCCCTTGCGGGCCTCGTACGCCGCGAGATCGAGGAGCGTTTCGGAGAGGAATATTCCGCTGTGGCGGCACTCTTTGGTGCGATTCGTGAAAAGCTGTTGACTGAAAATCGAGGCGCCGCGTACAATAAATGCCTTTTTGAAAGGCTCGCAGGACATGACATGCCGCATCTGTACCGGCAGCGCGCCTTTGCTGAAATAGACCGCCTTCTCCTGGAGCTGTTAGGCCCCGGATATTCTCATGCCGAACTGGGAGTGGTAGAAAAGGAACCTGAATGA
- the ccsB gene encoding c-type cytochrome biogenesis protein CcsB, with protein sequence MNVLFNVTLGCYFIATVMYLIYLVRPGRALGQASRWIVFGGLAVHCAFTVNRYLAAGHTPITNLHESLSFFSLAIVGTFLVFERKYKVSILGSFVIPVALILLLVSTNFSSAIAPLNPALKSNWLAIHTILAFLGYAMFAVAFGAAIMYLIQQRFLKQKKLGSMYQKLPSLDVLDEINYRCLTFGFPLLTLAIITGAIWAETAWGTYWSWDPKETWSLITWFVYAALLHGRLTTGWRGKKAAILSIIGFFVLLFTFLGVNLLLPGLHSYK encoded by the coding sequence ATGAATGTTCTCTTCAATGTTACCCTAGGCTGCTATTTCATCGCCACGGTCATGTACCTGATCTATCTGGTCCGCCCTGGCCGCGCACTCGGGCAGGCTTCCCGCTGGATCGTCTTCGGCGGGTTGGCTGTGCACTGCGCCTTTACCGTCAATCGGTACCTGGCAGCAGGACATACGCCCATCACTAACCTGCATGAATCTCTCTCCTTCTTCAGCCTCGCCATCGTCGGCACATTTCTCGTGTTCGAGCGGAAGTACAAGGTAAGTATCCTCGGGTCCTTCGTGATTCCGGTGGCACTCATCCTGCTGCTGGTTTCCACCAACTTTTCATCGGCCATCGCTCCACTCAATCCGGCCCTCAAGAGTAACTGGCTGGCGATTCATACGATACTTGCCTTTCTTGGCTACGCAATGTTTGCCGTCGCTTTCGGGGCGGCAATCATGTACCTGATCCAGCAGCGCTTTCTCAAGCAGAAAAAGCTGGGTTCGATGTACCAAAAGCTGCCGTCTCTGGATGTCCTGGATGAAATAAACTACCGCTGTCTTACTTTCGGGTTTCCGCTGCTCACCCTGGCCATTATTACCGGTGCCATCTGGGCCGAGACCGCCTGGGGCACTTACTGGAGCTGGGACCCGAAGGAGACCTGGTCCCTCATTACCTGGTTCGTGTACGCCGCGCTCCTCCATGGGCGGCTCACCACCGGCTGGCGCGGAAAGAAAGCCGCTATCCTCTCCATAATAGGCTTCTTTGTACTGCTCTTCACCTTCCTCGGCGTGAACTTGCTCCTGCCGGGACTGCACAGTTACAAGTAA
- the hemA gene encoding glutamyl-tRNA reductase, producing MNIVVVGLSHKTASVDIREKVAFAPTQMEKPLHALVALADITEGIIVSTCNRVEIYAATHDVAGGMARIKRFLADYHHLSLETLEPHLYALHGEAAIRHVFRVASSLDSMVVGEPQILGQIKTSYGYAAEFRSSGIILNRFLHKAFSVAKRVRTETKIASSAVSVSFAAVELARKIFGDLSDKTVMLIGAGEMCELAAKHFLNNGVRGVMVTNRTFERAVKLAEEFDGKPIQFEDLFDQLHKADIILSSTGATHFIIKPRDVEEVIRRRKLKPMFFIDIAVPRDIDPKVNDVENVYLYDMDDLQGVVASNLQQRAEEAKKAEAIIEQEIGQFFKWLSSLNVTPTIVALRSRFEEIRQAELARTLAGWKDLPPEGQKRLEACTAAIINKLLHQPISTLKRSDQGNRNDLYVDALRHLFELETENSDGGGLAELEE from the coding sequence ATGAACATAGTTGTAGTTGGGCTCTCTCACAAAACCGCCTCCGTCGATATCCGGGAGAAAGTAGCTTTCGCCCCGACGCAGATGGAGAAGCCGCTTCATGCCCTCGTTGCACTTGCCGACATTACAGAGGGAATTATCGTATCCACCTGTAACCGGGTGGAGATCTATGCCGCCACTCACGACGTAGCGGGAGGCATGGCGCGGATAAAGAGGTTCCTGGCCGACTACCATCACCTTTCCCTCGAAACACTCGAGCCGCATCTTTATGCCTTGCATGGGGAGGCAGCCATACGTCACGTTTTCCGGGTCGCCTCCAGTCTCGACTCCATGGTTGTCGGTGAGCCCCAGATACTCGGCCAGATCAAGACCTCCTACGGATATGCCGCCGAGTTCAGGTCGTCCGGCATAATACTCAACCGGTTCCTTCACAAGGCCTTCTCCGTAGCGAAGCGGGTACGCACTGAAACAAAAATAGCCTCTTCCGCCGTATCGGTCTCCTTCGCTGCAGTCGAGCTGGCCAGGAAGATATTCGGCGACCTCTCGGACAAAACGGTCATGCTCATAGGGGCCGGGGAGATGTGCGAGCTGGCTGCGAAGCATTTTCTCAACAACGGTGTGCGCGGTGTGATGGTTACCAACCGCACCTTCGAGCGGGCCGTAAAGCTGGCAGAAGAGTTCGACGGGAAGCCCATCCAGTTCGAGGACCTGTTCGACCAGTTGCACAAGGCCGATATCATCCTCTCCTCAACGGGAGCCACCCACTTCATCATCAAGCCCAGGGATGTGGAAGAGGTCATTCGCCGTCGCAAGCTCAAGCCGATGTTCTTCATAGACATCGCGGTCCCACGGGATATAGATCCGAAGGTCAACGATGTCGAAAACGTCTATCTCTACGACATGGACGATCTCCAGGGGGTCGTTGCTTCGAACCTCCAGCAGCGGGCGGAGGAGGCTAAAAAAGCCGAGGCGATCATCGAGCAGGAGATCGGCCAGTTTTTCAAATGGCTCTCGTCGCTGAACGTAACTCCTACTATCGTGGCGCTACGCTCCCGTTTTGAGGAGATACGGCAGGCGGAGCTTGCGAGGACCCTTGCGGGATGGAAAGACCTGCCTCCGGAAGGGCAGAAGCGCCTTGAAGCATGTACTGCCGCGATCATCAACAAGCTTCTCCATCAGCCGATCAGCACTCTCAAGCGAAGCGACCAGGGGAACAGAAACGATCTTTACGTGGACGCCCTGCGCCATCTTTTCGAGCTGGAAACCGAGAACTCCGATGGCGGAGGGCTTGCAGAGCTGGAAGAATAA
- the hemC gene encoding hydroxymethylbilane synthase, whose protein sequence is MALKQLRIGTRASQLALWQANWVKSELEKRYPGMEVTLTKIKTIGDKILDVPLAQVGGKGLFVKEIEEAMLREEIDIAVHSMKDVPTEFPEGLGLYCITEREDPRDAVISRGVKFADLPKGARIGTSALRRQAQLLKVRPDLEMVIIRGNVETRIRKLNDENLDAVILAAAGLKRLGFTESVTEYLPVDLSLPAIGQGALGIECRLDNEAVKETIAFFNHPDTAHAVRAERALLWRCEGGCQVPIAAHGEVVGNQLKLTGFIASVDGKTSVKGTISGAAEECEKLGIALAEQLLKDGGHEILAEVYKREVSREKEIPV, encoded by the coding sequence ATGGCGTTGAAACAGTTGCGCATCGGGACCCGAGCGAGCCAGCTTGCCCTCTGGCAGGCAAACTGGGTAAAGTCGGAGCTGGAAAAGCGGTATCCCGGGATGGAAGTAACCCTTACCAAGATAAAGACCATCGGTGACAAAATTCTTGACGTCCCTCTGGCTCAGGTTGGAGGAAAAGGACTGTTTGTCAAGGAGATAGAAGAAGCTATGCTCCGGGAGGAGATCGATATCGCCGTCCACAGCATGAAAGACGTGCCGACGGAGTTTCCGGAGGGGCTTGGACTCTACTGCATCACCGAGCGGGAAGACCCGCGTGACGCGGTCATTTCACGGGGAGTGAAATTTGCCGACCTGCCGAAGGGGGCGAGGATAGGCACCAGCGCCTTGCGACGTCAGGCCCAGCTCCTCAAGGTGCGCCCCGATCTTGAAATGGTCATTATCCGCGGCAACGTGGAGACTCGCATACGAAAGCTGAATGATGAAAATCTGGACGCCGTAATCCTGGCGGCCGCCGGGCTGAAAAGGCTGGGCTTCACGGAAAGCGTGACGGAATACCTCCCGGTCGACCTGTCACTCCCGGCAATCGGCCAGGGAGCCCTCGGCATCGAGTGCCGGCTTGACAACGAGGCAGTCAAGGAGACGATAGCGTTTTTCAACCATCCCGACACGGCCCATGCGGTGCGTGCCGAGCGGGCGCTTCTCTGGCGCTGCGAAGGCGGGTGCCAGGTTCCCATCGCTGCCCATGGTGAGGTCGTCGGGAATCAGCTCAAGCTCACCGGGTTCATCGCTTCGGTAGATGGTAAAACATCGGTGAAGGGAACCATTTCGGGCGCTGCCGAAGAGTGCGAGAAACTAGGGATAGCCCTAGCAGAGCAGCTCCTGAAAGACGGAGGCCACGAGATCCTCGCCGAGGTGTACAAGCGGGAGGTGTCGCGGGAGAAGGAAATTCCTGTCTAA